A genome region from Clostridium pasteurianum includes the following:
- the cpaB gene encoding Flp pilus assembly protein CpaB has product MHFNFRPKVLISTTLIAAVLFGGLIYIEDKAVNSVPKQKILVATKDIDQGSKLKESDFVSVDYNLVNVNNNDIKNVSDLRDKYVVEDIYKGEALNKQRIADKNDNSKIFLKKNEKEISIPVSKVNNDAFAGTLRKGDVIDITHTVSQSDNSDNNTEFDMKKAEVIGAVDSQGKFLGSNDKNVLASSIMVRGSQDDFIKISKDLSNGYFSIAKSSLK; this is encoded by the coding sequence TTGCATTTCAATTTTAGACCTAAAGTTCTTATAAGTACAACATTAATAGCAGCTGTTTTATTTGGCGGACTGATTTATATTGAGGATAAAGCTGTAAATTCCGTACCTAAACAAAAAATATTAGTAGCAACAAAAGATATAGATCAGGGAAGCAAACTTAAAGAAAGCGATTTTGTGAGTGTAGATTATAATTTAGTTAATGTTAATAATAATGACATTAAGAACGTAAGCGATTTAAGAGATAAATATGTTGTAGAAGATATATATAAAGGGGAAGCTTTAAATAAGCAGAGAATAGCAGATAAAAATGATAATTCAAAAATATTTCTCAAGAAAAATGAAAAAGAAATTTCAATACCTGTTAGTAAAGTTAATAATGATGCGTTTGCTGGAACTCTGCGTAAAGGTGATGTTATTGATATAACACATACTGTATCTCAAAGTGATAATAGCGATAATAATACTGAGTTTGATATGAAGAAAGCAGAAGTTATCGGAGCTGTTGATTCTCAAGGAAAATTTTTGGGGAGCAATGATAAAAATGTTTTAGCTTCATCAATTATGGTTAGGGGATCACAGGATGATTTTATAAAAATATCTAAAGATTTATCGAATGGATATTTCAGTATAGCAAAGAGTTCATTGAAATAA
- a CDS encoding type II secretion system F family protein — MEYIILNVALLICILIIAYYLRRAIKFGFSKQYKNIKSSFKVKKNTNFSMDKYFNTNILEEKLIKCGNPLKLKPTTYILLKILLGVLLFITGFGYVGVTTVGFIVSILAGILGFFLVDIINYISNEDDKNKIRMDLADVYDLVTLQTVAGVSIGHALLEAYTVCKSKRLKKSLIRLAAKINLSKNIEKALDDFSEEYDMPEIDSFVALIKESVSSGVSEDALDDQGTSLKAVNSFYAESQTEKIDMHVLVISMMLLGGIVAIVYYVIGINMMQSAHSIFS, encoded by the coding sequence ATGGAATATATTATTTTAAATGTTGCTCTTCTTATATGCATATTAATAATAGCTTATTATCTTAGAAGAGCAATTAAATTTGGATTTAGCAAGCAATATAAGAACATTAAAAGCAGCTTTAAAGTTAAAAAAAATACTAATTTTTCAATGGATAAATATTTTAATACTAATATACTAGAAGAAAAACTTATTAAGTGTGGTAATCCACTAAAATTAAAGCCTACTACATATATACTGTTAAAGATTTTATTAGGAGTTCTTCTTTTTATAACAGGTTTTGGGTATGTAGGTGTTACGACAGTAGGATTTATAGTGTCTATATTAGCAGGCATTCTCGGATTCTTTCTAGTGGATATTATAAATTATATAAGTAATGAAGACGATAAAAACAAGATAAGAATGGATTTAGCAGATGTATATGATTTAGTAACACTTCAGACGGTTGCAGGAGTAAGCATAGGACATGCACTTCTTGAAGCTTATACAGTTTGTAAAAGTAAGAGATTAAAAAAAAGCCTTATAAGATTGGCAGCTAAAATAAATTTATCTAAAAATATAGAAAAAGCACTGGACGATTTTAGTGAAGAATATGATATGCCTGAAATAGATTCTTTTGTTGCTCTTATTAAGGAAAGTGTATCAAGTGGTGTGTCTGAAGATGCTCTGGATGATCAAGGTACCTCATTAAAGGCTGTCAATTCATTCTATGCAGAAAGTCAGACTGAGAAAATAGATATGCACGTGCTTGTAATTTCCATGATGCTTTTAGGTGGAATTGTAGCAATTGTTTACTATGTTATAGGGATTAATATGATGCAAAGTGCACATAGTATTTTTAGTTAA
- a CDS encoding type II secretion system F family protein — translation MMIIALHLVLFLAVIVMSYGITKFFINKNKIENILYYFDEKYKKRLLDKKIDKAYRKKRINVFGKFDSLIYSSGIRKHFKYMTSELFIFVVLILASLVSAVVYTLFSSIIFSIVAFVGVIFISYGILKELARVNFDKVDNSIMFFINSLKNNAAIENNIAFMMEQTTKRLKEPLKTYNMDFVSDVKMGISLQKAFDNYINKVENIRLKNILKNLYICSINNANYSKLLDKTRIVIKNYYENKEKRRRKVIGAQISIAVIIFVAGIILNALSGITNNFYDLLMKTTIGQILIGYMLIVILIAVYRCITLKEFNY, via the coding sequence ATGATGATTATTGCCTTACATTTAGTTTTATTCCTAGCTGTTATTGTAATGTCTTATGGTATTACAAAGTTTTTTATAAATAAAAATAAAATAGAGAATATACTTTACTATTTTGATGAAAAATATAAAAAAAGGCTACTTGATAAAAAAATAGATAAAGCCTATAGAAAAAAGAGAATAAATGTCTTTGGAAAATTTGATTCTCTTATATATTCATCTGGTATAAGAAAACATTTTAAATACATGACTTCGGAATTGTTTATCTTTGTAGTGTTGATTTTAGCATCTCTTGTATCTGCCGTTGTTTACACGCTCTTCAGCAGTATAATTTTTTCAATAGTAGCTTTTGTTGGTGTTATATTTATTTCTTATGGCATTCTCAAAGAGCTTGCAAGAGTGAATTTTGATAAAGTTGACAATAGTATTATGTTTTTTATAAACTCTTTAAAAAATAATGCTGCGATAGAAAATAATATAGCTTTTATGATGGAGCAAACTACAAAGAGGCTTAAAGAACCACTTAAAACTTATAATATGGATTTTGTAAGTGACGTTAAAATGGGTATTTCGCTTCAAAAAGCTTTTGATAACTATATAAATAAAGTTGAAAATATAAGACTTAAAAATATATTGAAAAACTTGTATATATGTTCTATAAATAATGCTAATTATTCTAAATTGCTTGATAAAACTAGAATAGTTATAAAAAACTATTATGAAAACAAAGAGAAACGCAGAAGGAAGGTAATAGGTGCTCAAATAAGTATTGCTGTTATTATCTTTGTGGCAGGTATTATATTAAATGCACTATCTGGAATTACAAATAATTTTTATGATCTTTTAATGAAAACAACTATAGGACAAATTCTTATTGGTTATATGTTAATTGTAATTTTAATTGCGGTATATAGATGCATAACTCTTAAGGAGTTTAATTACTAA
- a CDS encoding ATPase, T2SS/T4P/T4SS family — translation MNRINLVEELNYKNNVSNVKDIGNTEVELITLVDNIIKEFTEKRSYLINDTENGKLPEKSLENEIMNFVDKNGIKLNETSRDKLIKKVKDYLFGYYILQDLIDDDEISDIRVLSYDNVQIKTHGNRLPSSVKFPSKESFDIFYNYIVIKLGGVLDKKNALQVLSDSTDKFLLRINVSSSFVNSVDNSYISIRKIPKNKLELEELMIKKNMLDRKIYDYFVERVKAGVNILLCGKGGSGKTTLINAFLEKVPYDRAALIIQESEELHSKHPNMMFQKEKSTVGYSDAEYSLNDFSRFAMTEDLDMIVIGEIKGKEALSLSKVIGTGHDGWASVHANSSREAVEKMVDYMLEGNNNLSRYAILKLLAAIDIIIFMKDFKVMEVTEIAGFDEANKEPIFNPVFNFNNGNFEKLNNSCHKVQEKIDYFNYTNGGDK, via the coding sequence ATGAATAGAATTAATTTAGTAGAAGAACTTAATTATAAGAATAATGTTAGTAATGTAAAAGATATAGGGAATACTGAAGTCGAGCTTATAACATTGGTAGATAATATAATAAAAGAATTTACGGAGAAAAGATCATACCTTATAAATGATACAGAGAATGGCAAGCTTCCAGAAAAATCCCTGGAAAATGAAATCATGAACTTCGTTGATAAAAATGGTATAAAGCTTAATGAAACTAGCAGAGATAAACTCATAAAAAAGGTTAAAGATTATCTTTTTGGATATTACATTCTTCAGGATTTAATAGATGATGATGAAATTTCTGATATAAGAGTGCTTTCTTATGATAATGTACAGATAAAAACACATGGAAATAGACTTCCATCAAGTGTAAAATTTCCGTCTAAAGAGTCTTTTGATATATTCTATAATTACATTGTTATAAAACTTGGAGGAGTTTTAGATAAAAAGAATGCTCTACAAGTTTTGTCGGATAGTACAGATAAATTTCTCTTAAGAATAAATGTGAGTTCATCTTTTGTAAATTCAGTTGATAATTCTTATATATCTATAAGAAAGATACCTAAGAATAAACTTGAATTGGAAGAACTAATGATTAAAAAAAATATGCTTGATAGAAAAATATATGATTATTTTGTAGAACGTGTTAAAGCAGGAGTTAATATACTTTTATGCGGCAAAGGAGGCAGCGGAAAAACTACACTTATAAATGCTTTTTTAGAAAAAGTGCCATATGATAGGGCTGCACTTATTATTCAGGAGTCTGAAGAGCTTCACTCCAAACATCCTAATATGATGTTTCAAAAAGAAAAGTCCACAGTAGGATATAGTGATGCCGAATATTCTTTAAATGATTTTTCAAGATTTGCCATGACAGAGGATCTTGACATGATTGTCATAGGTGAAATTAAAGGAAAAGAAGCTTTAAGTTTATCGAAAGTAATAGGCACAGGACACGACGGTTGGGCTTCTGTTCATGCTAATAGTTCAAGAGAAGCAGTAGAAAAGATGGTTGATTATATGCTGGAAGGTAATAATAATTTGAGTAGATACGCTATATTAAAACTTTTAGCAGCTATAGATATAATAATATTCATGAAGGATTTCAAAGTTATGGAAGTGACAGAAATAGCAGGATTTGATGAGGCTAATAAGGAACCGATTTTTAATCCTGTGTTTAACTTTAATAATGGAAATTTTGAAAAGTTAAATAACAGTTGCCATAAAGTACAAGAGAAAATTGATTATTTCAATTATACGAATGGCGGTGATAAATGA
- a CDS encoding 3D domain-containing protein, whose amino-acid sequence MSNKKSGSFLRNMVKNKFKKKGKKVLKALIKKIMFPWGLIFICFIFVVIFAISVAKTGFMGDQTFSDNLNEYQNKELAGFLTKKVKDANGSMDDMYGMAKKVALTDGNVEGFISLVEMEQNQDIDKMVSQSGRAGLLGSEDIISEYAELLKPDFSYKDDSIVTTVTVNTKDSTGQNVTSSPIVTKEKVKLLTSADALKGKVDITYKVQSQTKTDVKTRTYEKPKANQPPAAANNPNSKPEMETVTETTTTTTKVDTPVIDKVTESGKSMERLKSIIKQQFPNEDTEDKLKMAAHFVIAGASNDYDTKQQNGDWMNKDPNDDSIVNDILDAGADNGFSGEIPLFRQTDARWASQPYGQGNIGTSGCGPTSFAMIISGLSGKLGSWDKNGDGMLDPGEAATYAIASGYNSSTGEGTSWGLFDNSSTSQFGINSSNEIEPSNYSYVYDQLKEGNPVVASMHAGHFTKGGHFIVLTGVDTDGQVLINDPNPKTGINKFPIEGIASEANLFWVFNNPNIKYDSFICTAYGGVHDGMEGGGTTADGTNLDGKDFTARVIAVDPSVIKLGSRVYIQFPDNKRYQNKNGQRYDLNGWYTARDTGGAIKGNHIDLFMGFGGADDTARCDDFGTVNIKVRR is encoded by the coding sequence ATGTCAAATAAGAAGTCAGGTTCATTTTTAAGAAATATGGTTAAGAACAAGTTCAAGAAAAAAGGAAAAAAAGTTTTGAAAGCTTTAATAAAAAAGATAATGTTTCCTTGGGGACTTATTTTTATTTGCTTTATATTTGTAGTTATTTTTGCTATATCGGTGGCAAAAACAGGGTTTATGGGAGATCAAACTTTTAGTGACAATCTAAATGAGTATCAGAATAAAGAACTCGCAGGTTTTCTTACTAAAAAAGTTAAAGATGCCAATGGTTCTATGGATGATATGTACGGTATGGCTAAAAAAGTAGCACTTACAGATGGCAATGTTGAAGGTTTTATATCACTTGTTGAAATGGAGCAAAATCAGGATATAGATAAAATGGTATCCCAAAGTGGACGGGCTGGGCTTTTAGGCTCTGAGGATATTATTTCAGAGTATGCAGAACTTTTAAAGCCTGATTTTTCCTATAAGGATGATTCTATAGTTACAACAGTTACAGTTAATACAAAGGATTCAACAGGGCAGAATGTTACATCATCACCTATTGTTACTAAAGAAAAGGTAAAGTTGTTAACCAGTGCAGATGCTTTAAAAGGTAAAGTAGATATAACCTATAAAGTGCAGTCTCAGACTAAAACAGATGTTAAAACGAGAACATATGAGAAGCCTAAAGCTAATCAGCCGCCGGCTGCCGCTAATAATCCAAATTCAAAACCAGAAATGGAAACAGTAACAGAAACTACAACCACTACAACTAAGGTTGATACTCCAGTAATAGATAAGGTTACAGAAAGTGGAAAGAGCATGGAAAGATTAAAGAGCATAATAAAACAGCAGTTTCCAAATGAAGATACAGAGGACAAGCTTAAAATGGCAGCACACTTTGTTATAGCAGGAGCTAGTAATGACTACGATACAAAACAGCAGAATGGTGACTGGATGAATAAAGATCCAAATGACGATAGTATAGTAAATGACATATTAGATGCTGGAGCCGATAATGGGTTTAGTGGTGAAATACCGCTTTTTAGGCAGACAGATGCAAGATGGGCTAGTCAGCCATATGGTCAGGGGAATATAGGTACAAGCGGATGTGGTCCGACTTCATTTGCTATGATAATTTCAGGACTTAGTGGAAAACTAGGTTCATGGGATAAAAATGGTGATGGAATGTTAGATCCAGGAGAAGCCGCAACCTATGCCATAGCTTCAGGGTATAACAGTTCTACAGGAGAGGGTACTTCATGGGGCTTATTTGACAATAGTTCTACATCACAATTTGGAATAAACAGCAGTAATGAAATAGAACCTTCAAATTATAGTTATGTATATGACCAGCTTAAAGAAGGTAATCCAGTAGTTGCAAGTATGCACGCAGGACACTTTACTAAAGGTGGTCATTTTATTGTTTTAACTGGTGTTGATACAGATGGACAGGTACTTATAAATGATCCTAACCCCAAAACTGGAATAAATAAATTTCCAATAGAAGGTATAGCTTCAGAAGCTAATTTATTCTGGGTGTTCAATAATCCTAATATTAAATATGATAGTTTTATATGTACTGCATACGGCGGTGTACATGATGGTATGGAAGGCGGCGGAACTACGGCAGATGGAACAAATCTTGACGGAAAGGATTTTACAGCAAGAGTAATAGCAGTAGATCCAAGCGTAATTAAATTAGGAAGTCGTGTATATATTCAGTTCCCTGATAATAAAAGGTATCAGAATAAAAATGGACAAAGATACGATTTAAATGGCTGGTATACTGCGAGAGATACAGGAGGAGCTATAAAAGGAAATCATATAGACTTATTTATGGGCTTCGGTGGAGCTGATGATACTGCAAGATGTGATGATTTTGGAACAGTAAATATTAAGGTAAGACGTTAG